GAGCAGAACGCTCCAGATaaagaagaaattgaaaaacCCAACTTTGTATTGAAATCAGCTCCATTGGGTGAAAGGGAATTCCAGCAGGGAAAGATTGTGACCGCCAACTCAGAGACACCAGTGCTCCTCACGGCCCTGGTTTAATTCATCTTTATTGTTCTAAAGTACATTATGTTGCTTTGATTTTGGGTAGTTCCATGCTAGTGATAATCTCCACCTTCTCTGCCAAAGGTTTCGTGTGCAATTCCACACAAAATGGCCTTAATCAATTAAATCTATTATTTTTAGTTATAGCAGGAATTCCTGTTCTCTCTCCTGTTTTCAGAGACTCAGTCAGTGCAGGTTACTTTACTGAGGCAGTGCTGTAGCACACATATTCAATCTAACTCTGCTTTAAACATTTGTTCTAAAGCCTGGCCCACCTGAGAGCGCCAGTTACCAACTCTGTACCTCAGAAAACTGTAGGGAGAGGGGAACGTTGTGCTGatctgaaatgtctttttccaGAACTTCTAAAACAAATTACAAGTAATTTCTGTGTGTCTGCCTTCACACCCTTAatgaggcagagcaggacaaggcAGGACTTGTTTGTTGAGATGTTGGAGTGGTGTTgcatccctgccatcccctgtgctgtgctcggCAGGGTGGGAATCTCAGGAGAAAACTGCTGGGAGGCTTTTAAATAGTTCAGAGTCCAAGAGACACAAAGAATCTGCGAGAGCCACGAGGATCTGTAAAGTGCATGCACGGGGAtaccttttctcttttaacCTTTATTGTTTTTACACAGGAAAATGAGAGTGCGGTGAGGCAGcgagagcacagagctcctgcaggttcGGCGCAGGGGGAAGGCGCCTCCATCCCGCGTGCGGAGCTGTGCCGTGGGTGCCTCTGGAAAGGCcgtgggagcaggagcaggggcagagccctCACTTGAGCACCAGGAAATAGGTGGTCCAGCCGGCCAGCAGCAGCGCCCCCAGCAGCACCGTGTAGCTGAAGAGCACGAAGGCCAGCAGCTCCCGCAGCACCTTGAGGAAGTGGATGGCGAAGGAGTCCGGCATggctctcccagatccctggggctggctgctccctgctcctgccgcgcctggagcacacacacaaggtGAGTttcac
This is a stretch of genomic DNA from Ammospiza nelsoni isolate bAmmNel1 chromosome 18, bAmmNel1.pri, whole genome shotgun sequence. It encodes these proteins:
- the LOC132081487 gene encoding uncharacterized LOC128125816 homolog, with the protein product MPDSFAIHFLKVLRELLAFVLFSYTVLLGALLLAGWTTYFLVLK